The proteins below come from a single Holdemania massiliensis genomic window:
- a CDS encoding serine hydrolase domain-containing protein gives MLNEKKLEALKQYLESCVDNGTFPGCNCAVITQDEQWKCSVGYKQLVPEKEANSLDTIYDLASISKVLVTTTCILKLIEEGAITLKTKIAEILPQFCQKELTIKDCITHTSGLPADINGYKLMKDRDEMIEAVWKMELEYPTGTQVQYSDVNFILLGLVIAQLKGSLDGYAREVMFEPLEMRETCYNPDPSLAERCCAEEVMESRGGVVRGVVHDGKAFKLGGVSGHAGVFSTLEDISHYISMLLNGGVYNDKRYFSPRTIELLQKCQTTGLNEKRSIGWILSDPNYALGDYTSDACLYHTGFSGPSIIVDFKLGIGVVTLANRVHPTRSNGKILTVRNQIHNLALQATDDIL, from the coding sequence ATGTTGAATGAAAAGAAACTGGAAGCATTAAAACAATATTTAGAGAGCTGTGTGGATAACGGTACCTTTCCGGGCTGCAACTGCGCGGTGATCACTCAGGATGAACAATGGAAATGCAGCGTGGGTTATAAGCAGCTGGTTCCTGAAAAAGAGGCTAACAGCCTGGATACGATCTACGATCTGGCTTCGATCTCCAAGGTACTGGTAACGACGACCTGCATTCTGAAGCTGATTGAAGAAGGTGCGATCACGCTGAAAACAAAGATTGCGGAGATCCTGCCGCAGTTTTGCCAGAAAGAACTGACGATCAAGGACTGCATCACGCATACCTCCGGTCTGCCTGCGGATATCAACGGATATAAGCTGATGAAGGACCGCGATGAAATGATCGAAGCCGTATGGAAGATGGAGCTGGAATATCCGACCGGAACTCAGGTTCAATATTCCGACGTCAATTTCATTCTGTTGGGTTTGGTCATCGCCCAGCTGAAAGGTAGTCTGGACGGCTATGCCAGAGAAGTCATGTTTGAACCATTGGAAATGCGGGAAACTTGTTACAATCCGGATCCGTCGCTGGCGGAGCGCTGCTGCGCGGAAGAAGTGATGGAAAGCCGCGGCGGTGTAGTACGCGGAGTCGTCCATGACGGCAAGGCCTTCAAGCTGGGCGGCGTCAGCGGTCATGCCGGCGTATTCTCAACCTTAGAAGATATTTCCCATTATATCTCGATGCTGCTCAACGGCGGTGTTTATAACGATAAGCGTTATTTCAGTCCGCGGACGATCGAGCTTCTGCAGAAATGCCAGACAACCGGTCTGAATGAGAAGCGTTCCATCGGCTGGATTCTCTCCGATCCCAATTACGCTCTAGGCGACTACACCAGCGATGCCTGCCTGTATCATACCGGCTTTTCCGGTCCGTCGATCATTGTCGACTTCAAACTGGGGATCGGGGTTGTAACGCTGGCCAACCGCGTTCATCCAACCCGTTCCAACGGCAAGATTCTGACCGTCCGCAATCAGATTCACAATTTAGCACTCCAGGCAACCGACGACATTTTGTGA
- the hflX gene encoding GTPase HflX, producing MKSIVLAGLRIQENETEWEQKLSEAAMLCEACGMEVKARVSQKGQKTHPRTLIGSGKVAELKQISAEEQAEGVVFINDLSGIQLRNLSQELALSVIDRSALILEIFEQRARTRQARLQVEAARLAYQLPRLVLGQIHADQQQGGGVRNRGAGETRLERSRRTIEKQIRDLHAQLKQLQLQQSVQSRKRRRSGLKQVCLIGYSNAGKSSLMNALLTFRSISPTKQVDAVDQLFATLDSATRRIKLAGRAEILLSDTVGFVRDLPDFLLDAFESTLQEIQEADLLLEVIDASDPQWEFQHEVVMQTLRRLQVLQLDRLLVFNKADRVEQWPRKDGILISCQTGQGLEELIQELLLRLDLTSLAKPEIGDEFLSELSYNEDERGE from the coding sequence ATGAAATCTATCGTATTGGCAGGACTAAGAATTCAGGAGAACGAAACCGAGTGGGAACAGAAGCTCAGCGAAGCGGCGATGTTGTGCGAAGCCTGCGGCATGGAAGTGAAGGCCCGTGTGTCGCAGAAGGGACAGAAAACCCATCCGCGCACCTTAATCGGATCGGGTAAAGTCGCTGAACTGAAACAGATCAGTGCGGAAGAACAGGCGGAAGGCGTCGTTTTTATCAATGACCTGAGCGGAATTCAGCTGCGCAATCTCAGTCAGGAATTAGCTTTGTCTGTAATCGACCGCAGTGCGCTGATTCTGGAAATCTTTGAACAGCGGGCCCGCACTCGCCAGGCGCGGCTGCAGGTGGAAGCGGCTCGGCTGGCCTATCAGCTGCCGCGTCTGGTTCTCGGTCAGATCCATGCCGATCAGCAGCAGGGCGGCGGCGTCCGCAACCGCGGAGCCGGGGAAACGCGCCTGGAACGCTCCCGGCGAACAATCGAAAAACAAATCCGGGATCTTCATGCCCAGCTTAAACAGCTGCAGCTTCAACAGTCTGTCCAAAGCCGGAAACGCCGCCGCAGCGGACTGAAGCAGGTATGCCTGATCGGATATTCCAATGCTGGGAAGTCCTCGCTGATGAATGCGCTGCTCACCTTTCGTTCGATTTCGCCCACAAAGCAGGTCGACGCGGTAGATCAGCTGTTTGCGACGCTGGATTCAGCGACGCGCAGAATCAAACTGGCCGGACGGGCTGAAATTCTGCTCAGTGATACCGTTGGTTTTGTCCGGGATCTGCCTGATTTTCTGCTCGACGCCTTTGAATCGACGCTGCAGGAAATTCAGGAAGCGGATCTGCTGCTGGAGGTGATCGATGCCTCTGATCCGCAATGGGAATTCCAGCATGAAGTTGTCATGCAGACGCTGCGCCGGCTGCAGGTTCTGCAGCTGGATCGGCTGTTGGTTTTCAACAAAGCGGATCGGGTTGAACAGTGGCCGCGCAAGGATGGGATTCTCATCAGCTGTCAGACCGGCCAGGGGCTGGAAGAATTGATCCAAGAACTGCTTTTACGGCTGGATTTAACGTCGCTGGCCAAACCGGAAATAGGGGATGAATTTTTATCGGAACTAAGCTATAATGAGGACGAAAGAGGAGAATGA